One window of Aerococcus tenax genomic DNA carries:
- a CDS encoding amidohydrolase family protein: MKKKFTNAVIYKQADANEFMVEDGKFTAFGKDLGEADEVIDLGGKLVIPPYVDSHLHLDYYFTGKADNSENATGTLYEGIARWSHIKLGQSKKEAKERMYQAVRDVMAYGTQYIRAQTDCTDPELKNIEAMLEVRDELKDKVTIQVVAFPQEGVFAYKDGNGQGLELMEEALKMGADVLGGIPHFEWSRELGEKSIHKIVELAMKYDKLIDVHCDETDDPESRFVQLLNALVLTEGYGPRTTASHTCSLGSADDAYFFRLMQLFQQSKMNFTSQPTENMYLQGRSDSYPKRRGLTRVAEFFHNDINVSFGQDSIVDPWYPAGNGNMMNILDNGIHAAQIMSDEDFERVLDLITYNGAKTLHIEDQYGLAADKSANFIVLDAPSPFEAVRNRVECLASVRNGEYLFKKKPREFEIGLDI, encoded by the coding sequence ATGAAGAAAAAATTTACTAATGCAGTAATTTATAAGCAAGCAGATGCCAATGAATTTATGGTTGAAGATGGTAAATTTACTGCTTTTGGTAAGGATTTAGGTGAAGCAGATGAAGTCATTGACTTAGGGGGCAAGTTAGTTATCCCGCCTTATGTCGATTCTCACCTGCACTTAGACTACTATTTCACCGGCAAAGCCGATAACTCTGAAAATGCGACCGGGACCCTCTATGAAGGAATTGCCCGCTGGTCTCACATTAAACTAGGACAAAGCAAAAAAGAAGCTAAGGAACGGATGTACCAAGCGGTTCGCGACGTGATGGCATATGGGACTCAATATATTCGGGCCCAAACGGACTGTACCGATCCTGAACTAAAAAATATCGAAGCCATGTTGGAAGTCCGTGATGAATTAAAAGATAAGGTCACTATCCAAGTGGTTGCCTTCCCTCAAGAAGGGGTCTTTGCCTATAAAGATGGTAATGGTCAAGGTTTAGAATTGATGGAAGAAGCCTTGAAAATGGGGGCCGATGTTTTAGGTGGGATTCCTCACTTTGAATGGTCGCGAGAATTAGGTGAAAAATCCATCCACAAAATTGTGGAACTAGCCATGAAATATGACAAGTTGATTGACGTTCACTGTGACGAAACCGATGACCCTGAGTCCCGCTTCGTTCAGTTACTTAATGCCTTGGTCTTAACAGAAGGTTATGGTCCTAGAACAACGGCTAGCCATACCTGTTCACTAGGTTCAGCAGATGACGCTTATTTCTTCCGTCTCATGCAACTCTTCCAACAATCGAAGATGAACTTTACCTCCCAACCAACGGAAAATATGTACCTACAAGGTCGGTCAGACTCCTATCCAAAACGTCGTGGCTTGACCCGGGTAGCGGAATTCTTCCACAATGATATTAATGTTTCCTTTGGTCAAGACTCCATTGTTGACCCTTGGTACCCAGCAGGAAATGGGAATATGATGAATATCTTAGATAATGGGATCCATGCTGCTCAAATCATGTCTGACGAAGACTTTGAACGGGTCTTGGATTTAATTACCTATAATGGGGCTAAAACCCTCCACATCGAAGACCAATATGGCCTAGCAGCTGATAAATCAGCCAACTTCATCGTCTTAGATGCACCAAGTCCATTTGAAGCGGTCCGTAACCGGGTAGAATGCCTGGCTTCGGTTCGCAACGGGGAATACCTCTTCAAGAAGAAACCACGTGAATTTGAAATTGGCTTAGACATTTAA
- a CDS encoding YhdH/YhfP family quinone oxidoreductase → MKETFKAVVVRSDGDETSYALEDYQLGDQPVDEGDTIVKLAYSSMNYKDMLATQHQGGVIRSYPLIPGIDASGEIVESSHPEAEIGQKVINTCSQAGVNHNGGYSQYLKVPYDWLVTLPEGLSEKEAMIYGTAGLTAAYSVDSLLKHGMTVDQQPEILVTGASGGVGSIALAILNRLGFKNVTALIRKDYQEELVKKLGAAQVIWPADLGGNKPLNKRRFDFVLDTVGGQVAAQAMTFIREWGSMTLCGNAGGNQLETTVLPLILRGVNLLGINSQELDIHYRQELWNKLATDWKVVDRLTYDSVGLDQIEETVEALKTGKHMGRTIIDLQDV, encoded by the coding sequence ATGAAGGAGACTTTTAAAGCTGTTGTTGTGCGTAGTGATGGCGACGAAACCTCTTATGCTTTAGAAGATTACCAATTGGGAGACCAGCCGGTAGATGAGGGCGACACGATTGTCAAGCTGGCCTATTCATCGATGAATTATAAGGATATGCTAGCCACTCAGCACCAGGGAGGCGTGATCCGTTCCTATCCACTCATTCCTGGGATCGATGCCAGTGGGGAAATTGTTGAGTCCAGTCATCCTGAGGCTGAAATTGGGCAAAAAGTGATTAATACCTGTTCGCAAGCGGGAGTGAACCATAACGGCGGCTATAGCCAATACCTCAAAGTGCCCTATGATTGGTTAGTGACTCTGCCGGAGGGATTGAGTGAAAAAGAAGCCATGATTTATGGTACTGCTGGACTGACGGCCGCTTATTCGGTGGATAGTTTGTTGAAGCACGGTATGACAGTAGACCAGCAGCCTGAAATATTGGTGACCGGCGCTAGTGGTGGGGTAGGCAGTATCGCCCTAGCCATCCTGAATAGGTTAGGCTTTAAAAATGTGACTGCTCTAATCAGAAAAGATTATCAAGAAGAATTGGTTAAGAAATTAGGGGCTGCTCAGGTGATTTGGCCAGCAGATTTAGGGGGAAATAAGCCTCTGAATAAGCGCCGCTTTGACTTTGTCTTAGATACTGTCGGTGGTCAGGTTGCTGCTCAGGCCATGACCTTTATTCGTGAGTGGGGCTCGATGACCTTGTGTGGGAATGCCGGGGGTAATCAGCTAGAGACCACTGTTCTCCCTTTGATTCTTAGAGGGGTCAACTTGCTAGGAATTAACAGCCAAGAACTCGATATCCATTACCGGCAGGAATTATGGAATAAACTCGCCACTGACTGGAAGGTGGTTGATCGATTAACTTATGATAGTGTGGGCTTAGATCAAATTGAAGAGACAGTTGAAGCCCTAAAGACCGGTAAACATATGGGGCGGACCATTATTGATCTGCAAGATGTTTAA
- a CDS encoding L-lactate dehydrogenase — protein sequence MSRHVAVFGMGNVGSTVAHQLILNGHVDELTLFDTNEAKVKADALDFEDAMSNLNHSVKINVNDQAALKSAEVIVSALGNIGLIGGDNPDRFGELKHNREQVKKVGQTIKESGFSGVLVVITNPNDAICNLYQEVTGLAKEKVIGTGTLLDSARLQRAVGKLFDVHPKSVQGYSLGEHGDSQFVAWSTVKVMGQSIYKLLEKVDFSLEDVDQETRDGGYVVFSGKKYTNYGITAAADRLVDAVLSDSHEELPVSNYREEYGTYLSYPAIVGKAGIVKQSQLDLTEEELAKLQNSADTIKEKSKVED from the coding sequence ATGTCACGTCATGTAGCAGTTTTTGGAATGGGAAATGTTGGGTCTACTGTTGCCCATCAATTAATCCTTAATGGCCATGTTGATGAATTGACTTTATTTGATACCAATGAAGCAAAGGTGAAGGCAGATGCCTTAGACTTTGAAGATGCTATGAGTAACTTAAACCACAGCGTCAAAATCAATGTCAATGATCAAGCAGCCCTCAAATCAGCAGAAGTTATTGTTTCTGCTTTAGGGAACATTGGCTTAATTGGTGGCGACAACCCTGACCGCTTCGGTGAGTTAAAACATAACCGTGAACAAGTGAAAAAAGTTGGTCAAACGATTAAAGAATCAGGCTTTTCTGGGGTTTTAGTGGTCATTACTAACCCTAATGACGCGATTTGTAACTTGTACCAAGAAGTTACCGGCCTAGCCAAGGAAAAGGTTATCGGAACCGGGACTTTATTGGACTCCGCACGTTTACAACGGGCTGTGGGTAAATTATTTGATGTTCATCCTAAATCAGTCCAAGGTTACAGTCTAGGGGAACACGGGGACTCCCAATTTGTGGCTTGGTCGACCGTTAAAGTCATGGGCCAAAGCATTTACAAGCTATTAGAAAAAGTCGATTTCAGTTTAGAAGATGTCGACCAAGAAACCCGTGATGGCGGTTACGTGGTCTTCTCAGGTAAGAAATATACCAACTATGGGATTACAGCAGCTGCTGATCGCTTAGTCGATGCGGTTCTTTCCGATAGTCATGAAGAATTACCTGTTTCTAACTACCGTGAAGAATATGGCACCTATCTCTCCTACCCAGCGATCGTTGGTAAAGCAGGGATTGTTAAACAAAGTCAATTAGACTTAACTGAAGAAGAACTTGCCAAATTACAAAATTCTGCCGACACCATCAAAGAAAAATCTAAAGTCGAAGATTAG
- a CDS encoding RluA family pseudouridine synthase — protein MPIPIIYEDNHLLIVEKPINMPVQEDASGDLDLLSALKAFIKERDHKPGNVYLALLHRLDRPVGGVMVFGKTSKAASRLSDDFRRHRVKRDYLAVVQDQNLTLKNRETWTDYLYKNRKKNKVSVVNKADKRGKKAVLDYQLLKQRKQVALVRVRLHTGRSHQIRVQFQSRQHPLWGDQKYGQKYSHKGQQIALWAQHLSLIHPTKKEIMTFTSTPPLSKEPWNIFKDQFTTDED, from the coding sequence ATGCCTATCCCCATTATTTACGAAGATAACCACCTGCTCATTGTTGAGAAGCCAATCAATATGCCGGTCCAAGAAGATGCTAGTGGAGACCTAGACCTACTGTCAGCGCTCAAGGCATTTATTAAGGAAAGGGACCATAAACCAGGCAATGTCTACTTGGCCCTCCTCCACCGCCTGGACCGTCCAGTGGGTGGGGTGATGGTCTTTGGGAAGACCTCCAAGGCCGCTAGCCGCTTATCGGATGATTTTAGAAGGCATAGGGTCAAGCGCGACTACCTGGCTGTGGTTCAAGACCAAAATTTGACGCTAAAAAATCGAGAAACCTGGACCGATTACCTCTATAAAAACCGTAAAAAGAACAAAGTCAGCGTGGTTAATAAGGCCGACAAGCGCGGTAAAAAGGCTGTCCTTGACTATCAATTACTGAAACAAAGAAAGCAAGTTGCCCTGGTCAGAGTCCGCCTCCACACCGGACGGTCTCACCAAATTCGCGTGCAATTTCAAAGCCGCCAGCACCCACTCTGGGGTGACCAAAAATACGGTCAAAAATATAGTCACAAAGGCCAACAAATCGCACTCTGGGCCCAGCATTTAAGCCTCATCCACCCCACCAAAAAAGAAATAATGACTTTTACCAGTACCCCGCCCCTCAGTAAAGAGCCCTGGAATATATTCAAAGACCAATTCACTACTGATGAAGACTGA
- a CDS encoding NADPH-dependent oxidoreductase, which translates to MNKQNSLIEQQLNHRTIREFTQDQISDQVITQLEEVAIHTATSTGMQYASVIRVKDPDKKAQIAEVCNHDYVARAPELWIFIVDLYRNTQIAKEHDADTASSHQLERFLQGYSDAVLMAQNVNNAVESLDMGAVFLGSIQNNMGAMIDILQLPKLTAPVLGLAFGHPNQEPQLKPRIPKEMRIFEDTYHYPDNAKEIMDTYDQEMTTYYDLRDSNRRVDSFYEQVVKKSNLRQSRREELIEDLGKQGFNVQPIE; encoded by the coding sequence ATGAACAAGCAAAACTCATTGATTGAACAACAATTGAACCACCGCACTATTCGTGAATTTACCCAAGACCAGATTAGTGACCAAGTGATTACGCAATTAGAAGAGGTAGCGATCCATACCGCAACTTCAACCGGGATGCAGTATGCCAGCGTTATCCGGGTAAAAGATCCTGATAAGAAAGCCCAAATTGCCGAAGTATGTAACCATGACTATGTTGCCCGGGCTCCTGAACTATGGATTTTTATCGTAGACCTATATCGCAATACCCAAATTGCAAAGGAACACGACGCAGATACGGCTTCTTCCCACCAATTAGAACGCTTCTTACAAGGTTATAGTGATGCCGTCTTGATGGCGCAAAACGTGAATAATGCTGTAGAATCCTTAGATATGGGCGCAGTGTTTTTGGGGAGCATTCAAAATAACATGGGTGCCATGATTGATATTCTACAGCTTCCCAAATTAACGGCACCTGTTTTAGGATTGGCTTTTGGTCATCCTAACCAAGAACCCCAATTGAAGCCTAGGATTCCTAAGGAAATGCGAATCTTTGAAGACACCTACCATTATCCAGACAATGCTAAGGAAATTATGGATACCTATGACCAAGAGATGACCACTTACTATGATTTACGTGACTCTAACCGGCGGGTCGACTCCTTCTATGAACAAGTCGTGAAAAAATCCAACCTCCGGCAAAGTCGGCGGGAAGAACTAATCGAAGACCTAGGCAAACAAGGCTTTAACGTCCAACCCATTGAATAA
- a CDS encoding SOS response-associated peptidase: MCGRYEFNQEEALLKHFYQRANDPDIQTGTLYPGQVVLTLSANPDQSVHARGMEWGYAGFTKGQLLINARSESITDKATFQADFHYRRCLFPMSSYYEWTKDKERYRFSSNDILYVGGCYQMPKSVSSHPRAVLMTQAANPLAQEVHHRMPYFVQAKDIRSWLNDYDFARHYQNSNAQLFMEKETDNKSFRNMTLNLKD, encoded by the coding sequence ATGTGCGGTCGTTATGAATTTAACCAGGAAGAAGCCTTACTCAAGCACTTCTACCAACGGGCCAATGATCCCGACATCCAAACTGGGACCCTCTACCCTGGCCAGGTTGTGCTCACCCTGAGCGCTAACCCAGACCAGTCAGTCCATGCGCGCGGCATGGAGTGGGGCTATGCAGGCTTTACTAAGGGGCAATTATTGATCAATGCCCGCTCGGAAAGCATCACGGATAAGGCAACTTTTCAAGCCGATTTTCACTACCGTCGCTGTCTCTTCCCTATGTCCAGCTACTATGAGTGGACCAAGGACAAAGAACGCTACCGTTTTTCCAGTAATGACATTCTCTATGTGGGTGGCTGTTATCAGATGCCTAAGTCGGTGTCTAGCCATCCCCGGGCCGTGCTCATGACCCAAGCAGCTAATCCGCTAGCCCAAGAAGTTCACCACCGCATGCCCTATTTTGTCCAAGCCAAGGACATCCGCTCTTGGCTCAATGACTATGACTTTGCCCGCCACTATCAAAACTCTAATGCCCAACTCTTTATGGAAAAGGAAACCGATAATAAGAGCTTCCGCAACATGACTCTCAACCTTAAAGATTAA